The sequence CGCCGTCTGTTCGTTGGCGCGAATCGGCGTGGCGCACACCGCATTGCGAATGCGCTCAGCTAACTGCAGCGCGTCTTTGAGCCCCGTTTGGGGCAATACGACCAAAAATTCCTCACCGCCCCAGCGTGCCGCGACATCGCTTAGGCGAATTTCTTTTTGTACGCGTCGCGCCACTTCGCGCAGTACGTTGTCGCCGGTCTCATGGCCATGCTCGTCGTTCACCTGTTTGAAATGATCCAAATCAAACAGCAAAAACGACACGTGCTGCCCATTGCGGGCCGCGAGCGCAAATTCTTCTGGCAGACGTGCATCCACATAGCGACGATTGTGCCAACCGGTCAGCACGTCGGTCAGTCCTGCCCATATCAGGCGGCTGCGGTTGATGTTGTTCTCTAAACAAAACGACGCAATCACGGCCAGGTGAGCCAGAAAGTCCGTCGCGTGATAGCGGGTAAACCGCGGCGCATCGCGACTACCAAAGTTGAGACTGCCCAACGTCTTGCCATGGCGCGAAAGTGGCAACACCGCGACACTTTTGGGTTCAACGCCCATGGTAAACATCGCGCCGTGTCGATCCTCGAGATACGGTCCGAGCAACGGCCCCACGAGTTTTGGATAAATCGGCGATACGGCATCGAGCGCATCGCAAAATATCACCCCTTCGGGTAGCGGTTTAGTTGGGTT comes from Pseudomonadota bacterium and encodes:
- a CDS encoding diguanylate cyclase — its product is FLPNKPVVDPSFCSAKKNLVGGRRGCSTAGLFDNLVDGLARSYGLDTVTLVLLDPEHEVRHLLLFNNPTKPLPEGVIFCDALDAVSPIYPKLVGPLLGPYLEDRHGAMFTMGVEPKSVAVLPLSRHGKTLGSLNFGSRDAPRFTRYHATDFLAHLAVIASFCLENNINRSRLIWAGLTDVLTGWHNRRYVDARLPEEFALAARNGQHVSFLLFDLDHFKQVNDEHGHETGDNVLREVARRVQKEIRLSDVAARWGGEEFLVVLPQTGLKDALQLAERIRNAVCATPIRANEQTALTVTVSIGAYATMPGKPEADGYDKQVREAINRADQAMYAAKDGGRNRVSIAPD